In Odontesthes bonariensis isolate fOdoBon6 chromosome 6, fOdoBon6.hap1, whole genome shotgun sequence, one genomic interval encodes:
- the LOC142381800 gene encoding histone H3 produces MARTKQTARKSTGGKAPRKQLATKAARKSAPATGGVKKPHRYRPGTVALREIRRYQKSTELLIRKLPFQRLVREIAQDFKTDLRFQSSAVMALQEASEAYLVGLFEDTNLCAIHAKRVTIMPKDIQLARRIRGERA; encoded by the coding sequence ATGGCCAGAACCAAGCAGACCGCCCGTAAATCCACCGGAGGCAAAGCCCCCAGGAAGCAGCTGGCCACCAAGGCCGCCCGCAAGAGCGCCCCGGCCACCGGCGGCGTGAAGAAGCCTCACCGCTACAGGCCCGGCACCGTGGCTCTGAGGGAGATCCGCCGCTACCAGAAGTCCACCGAGCTGCTGATCCGCAAGCTGCCCTTCCAGCGGCTGGTCAGGGAGATCGCTCAGGATTTCAAGACCGACCTGCGCTTCCAGAGCTCCGCCGTCATGGCTCTGCAGGAGGCCAGCGAGGCCTACCTGGTCGGCCTGTTCGAGGACACCAACCTGTGCGCCATCCACGCCAAGAGGGTCACCATCATGCCCAAAGACATCCAGCTGGCCCGCCGCATCCGCGGGGAGAGGGCTTAG
- the LOC142381802 gene encoding histone H2B, which produces MPEPAKSAPKKGSKKAVTKTAGKGGKKRRKSRKESYAIYVYKVLKQVHPDTGISSKAMSIMNSFVNDIFERIAAEASRLAHYNKRSTITSREIQTAVRLLLPGELAKHAVSEGTKAVTKYTSSK; this is translated from the coding sequence ATGCCCGAACCCGCCAAGTCTGCCCCCAAAAAGGGCTCCAAGAAAGCCGTGACCAAGACCGCCGGCAAGGGCGgcaagaagaggagaaagtcCAGGAAGGAGAGCTACGCCATCTACGTGTACAAGGTGCTGAAGCAGGTCCACCCCGACACCGGCATCTCCTCCAAGGCCATGAGCATCATGAACTCCTTCGTCAACGACATCTTTGAGCGCATCGCCGCGGAGGCGTCCCGCCTGGCTCATTACAACAAGCGCTCCACCATCACCTCCAGGGAGATCCAGACCGCCGtgcgcctcctgctgcccggtGAGCTGGCCAAGCACGCCGTGTCCGAGGGCACCAAGGCCGTCACCAAGTACACCAGCTCCAAGTAA
- the LOC142381797 gene encoding histone H1-like, whose translation MAEEAPAAAPAKAPAKAPAKSPKKKAAPRAAKDGPSLSKLIVAAVAESKERKGMSLAALKKMLAGNGVDVTKSNKRINTAVTKLVTAGTLSQTKGTGASGSFKLAKKEPKAAKPVKKVVKKKAPVRAKKPAAKKTTAAKKPAAKKPAAAAKKSPKKAPAKKAAAAAKKPAAAKKSPKKPAAKKPKAAKAKKPAAKKTAAKKPAARKAKK comes from the coding sequence ATGGCAGAAGAAGCTCCAGCAGCCGCGCCGGCCAAAGCCCCGGCTAAAGCCCCGGCCAAGTCCCCGAAGAAGAAGGCCGCTCCCCGGGCCGCCAAGGACGGACCCAGCCTCTCCAAGCTCATCGTGGCCGCCGTGGCCGAGTCCAAGGAGCGCAAGGGCATGTCTCTGGCGGCGCTCAAAAAGATGCTGGCCGGGAACGGCGTCGACGTCACCAAGTCCAACAAACGGATCAACACCGCCGTCACCAAGCTGGTCACCGCCGGCACCCTGAGTCAGACCAAGGGCACGGGGGCCTCCGGATCCTTCAAGCTGGCCAAGAAGGAGCCCAAAGCCGCCAAACCGGTGAagaaggtggtgaagaagaaggcTCCCGTTAGAGCCAAGAAGCCCGCCGCCAAGAAGACCACCGCGGCCAAGAAGCCCGCCGCCAAGAAACCCGCAGCAGCGGCCAAGAAGTCCCCGAAGAAGGCTCCGGCCAAGaaagccgccgccgccgccaaaAAGCCCGCAGCAGCCAAGAAGAGCCCCAAGAAGCCCGCCGCTAAGAAGCCCAAAGCGGCCAAAGCCAAGAAGCCCGCAGCCAAGAAAACTGCCGCCAAGAAGCCCGCAGCCAGGAAGGCCAAGAAGTAA